One Fontisphaera persica DNA window includes the following coding sequences:
- a CDS encoding small ribosomal subunit Rsm22 family protein, whose amino-acid sequence MSELWQSIDWQALERLRAAFLNRTAGAGDYWLCRRDLDSYDQTFAQRIGWKWDWLLAELDRRAWAPPPGPVLDWGCGSGVAGRAFLDHYGAGAHPLLWLHDRSLLAVEYAAERARVKYPGLSVAAAPPEARPAVLLLSHVLSELSAPAFSALLEVIRRATAVLWVESGDYETSRALIAAREVLRAEFQVAAPCTHQQRCGLLDPENAPHWCHHFATPPPEIFADGDWVRFGQLAGVDLRSLPLSCLALDRRRLPPLPEGSFRLLGRPRLYKPNAQLLGCDAAGVREASLSRREHPEAWRRLKNGDYPTLLRWQTVHHQIQALHMEETSPPGMDDAAQAGP is encoded by the coding sequence ATGAGTGAGCTATGGCAAAGCATTGACTGGCAGGCCCTCGAACGCCTGCGCGCCGCCTTCCTGAACCGCACCGCCGGCGCGGGAGATTACTGGCTCTGCCGGCGTGACCTGGACAGCTACGACCAAACCTTCGCCCAGCGCATCGGCTGGAAATGGGACTGGCTCCTGGCCGAATTGGACCGCCGCGCCTGGGCGCCTCCGCCCGGCCCCGTCCTCGATTGGGGCTGCGGCAGCGGTGTGGCGGGCCGCGCTTTTCTGGACCATTACGGCGCCGGCGCCCACCCCCTCCTCTGGCTGCACGACCGCTCCCTCCTGGCGGTGGAATACGCGGCCGAGCGCGCCCGCGTCAAATACCCCGGCCTCTCCGTGGCGGCCGCCCCGCCGGAGGCCCGGCCCGCCGTCCTCCTTCTGAGCCACGTGCTCTCCGAGCTGTCCGCCCCGGCTTTCTCCGCGTTGTTGGAGGTCATCCGCCGCGCCACCGCCGTTCTCTGGGTGGAATCGGGCGACTACGAAACCAGCCGCGCCCTCATTGCCGCCCGCGAAGTGCTGCGCGCCGAGTTTCAAGTGGCCGCCCCCTGCACCCACCAGCAACGTTGCGGCCTGCTGGACCCGGAAAACGCACCCCACTGGTGCCACCATTTCGCCACCCCCCCGCCGGAAATTTTCGCCGACGGCGACTGGGTGCGCTTTGGCCAGCTTGCCGGCGTGGACCTTCGCAGCCTGCCCTTGAGCTGTCTGGCGCTCGACCGGCGCCGCCTCCCCCCGCTGCCGGAGGGCAGCTTCCGCCTGCTTGGGCGGCCGCGCCTCTACAAACCCAACGCCCAGCTCCTCGGTTGCGATGCCGCCGGCGTCCGGGAAGCCAGCCTGTCCCGCCGCGAGCATCCGGAAGCCTGGCGCCGGTTGAAAAATGGCGATTATCCCACTCTCCTGCGCTGGCAGACCGTCCACCACCAAATCCAGGCGTTGCACATGGAGGAAACTTCCCCGCCGGGCATGGATGACGCGGCCCAGGCTGGGCCATGA